The following are from one region of the Dreissena polymorpha isolate Duluth1 chromosome 2, UMN_Dpol_1.0, whole genome shotgun sequence genome:
- the LOC127867625 gene encoding beta-microseminoprotein-like, with protein sequence MDAKLLLVLMGIVKTASGAVSYGLIETELVHGETVKFCTYKGMRLLPTSDFVDYDACEKCQCGENGLSCQSVGTYVASAVRGTKCKNVKIACQTTWVLRSDTKRKCPKHLMPISITAVGK encoded by the exons ATGGACGCTAAGTTGCTACTTGTCTTGATGGGCATAGTTAAGACCGCGTCTGGGGCGGTTTCATATGGCTTGATTGAGACAGAACTGG TACACGGGGAAACAGTGAAGTTCTGCACATACAAAGGAATGCGCCTTCTTCCAACGTCGGACTTTGTTGATTATGACGCGTGTGAAAAATGTCAGTGCGGCGAAAATGGGCTGTCTTGCCAGAG CGTGGGTACATATGTTGCAAGCGCGGTAAGAGGGACTAAATGCAAGAATGTGAAGATAGCCTGTCAGACTACGTGGGTGCTGAGGTCTGACACCAAGAGGAAGTGCCCGAAGCATCTGATGCCTATATCTATCACAGCAGTTGGGAAATAA
- the LOC127867629 gene encoding beta-microseminoprotein-like, producing the protein MDAKLLLVFIGIVQISSGMMIEKERVHGKVVKFCTHKGIRFLPKSNFIDYDECMTCECSDDGLSCYSMCSDLMAYDESQCTSVKIACQNKWVLTADTTKTCPEDMIPEY; encoded by the exons ATGGACGCTAAATTGCTACTTGTTTTCATCGGCATAGTTCAGATTTCCTCCGGGATGATGATTGAGAAAGAACGCG tACATGGGAAAGTTGTGAAGTTCTGCACACACAAAGGAATTCGCTTTCTTCCTAAGTCGAACTTCATCGACTATGACGAGTGTATGACATGTGAGTGCTCTGACGATGGGCTGAGTTGTTACAG CATGTGTTCTGATCTGATGGCGTATGACGAGTCGCAATGCACCAGTGTCAAGATAGCCTGCCAGAACAAGTGGGTGCTCACGGCTGACACCACGAAGACGTGCCCGGAGGATATGATTCCAGAATATTAG
- the LOC127869817 gene encoding uncharacterized protein LOC127869817, which translates to MEVNPHFAAQRVGGRFKYLWLGVILHGLFVEMVSYWMPDVDSFWHAQGIFMFLGKRLPLYSVCLYPVFLYTASVVVAQSGMKWWAQPHRIKNLFWTWHDTDPNIYDRHYWVPWTSYFFHATFACGFTAVFHASNKLLTRNKESYQHAGLCRETLCMLLAAMFGFPLGVLQFVFLYHPPRHVPHPHRGLGHGFCWSCTGS; encoded by the exons ATGGAGGTAAACCCACACTTTGCAGCCCAGCGTGTTGGAGGCAGGTTTAAGTACCTCTGGCTGGGGGTCATACTGCATGGCCTCTTTGTGGAGATGGTCAGCTACTGGATGCCGGATGTTGACAGCTTCTGGCACGCTCAGGGAATATTTATGTTCCTTGGAAAGCGACTACCTCTCTACAGTGTGTGTCTCT ATCCAGTATTCCTTTACACAGCCAGTGTGGTTGTTGCCCAGTCAGGAATGAAGTGGTGGGCTCAACCCCACAG GATTAAGAATCTCTTCTGGACTTGGCACGACACTGACCCAAACATCTACGATCGTCACTACTGGGTTCCCTGGACCAGTTACTTCTTCCATGCAACGTTTGCATGTGGCTTCACGGCCGTGTTCCATGCCAGCAACAAACTTCTGACTCGCAATAAAGAGTCCTATCAACATGCAGG CCTCTGTCGTGAGACGCTGTGTATGCTGCTGGCGGCCATGTTCGGGTTCCCCCTGGGCGTGCTGCAGTTTGTGTTCCTCTACCACCCCCCAAGACACGTACCACATCCACACAGAGGTCTGGGTCATGGGTTCTGCTGGTCGTGTACGGGCTCATAG